CCGGCTGTTCCACGTGGTCCGCAGGCCCGATCGGGAGCCGTACAGCAACGAAGAGGTCGCGAAGGCCTGCCGTGAGGCCACCGGCGAAAGCTTTTCGACGACCTACCTGTGGCAGCTGCGCACGGGCCGCCGGGACAACCCGACCAAGCGCCACCTCGAAGCACTGGCGCAGTTCTTCGGAGTGCCTCCGGCATACTTCTTCGACGACGAGCAGAGCACGAAGATCGCCGAAGAACTGGCCTTGCTGGGCGCGCTGCGCGACGCCGGCGTCCGGGACCTCGCCTTGCGCGCGGTGACCCTGTCGGCCGACGGTCTCGACACGATCAGCGACATGATCGACGCCATCGCCCGGAGGGAGGCCGGTCGCGGCGGGGCGAAGAAGGAGAACTGAGGTGGCGGCACGCTGCCGGCGAACAACGCCCCGGCCTTTCGCGGCAGTGGGGCGGAACCGGGCCGATCCCGCGGCGGGCAGGGGACCAAGCGCGGCGAGTCCGCGCGCTACCTCCGTGCGGCTTTTCTCGGCCCCGCCGCGTATCCCCGCGGCGCCCGCCGCGTTGAACCGGCCGGGGCCGTTCGGCCGACGCGTGGTGAGGGAGTTCTGAAGTGGCGCGACCATCGTGGCGGCGGCGATCGAGCCGCACGCTGTGGGAGCGGGCGCGTCAGGTCGCCGACGGCGTCAGCCTGCCCGAACCCTTCGATGCCGAGGCGTTCGTCGCCGGCCTGGCCGCCGAACGCGGCCGCCCCATCGAACTGATGCCTGTCAGCGCTCCCGAGGGCGCGCCGTGCGGGTTGCTGATGAGCACCGAACGCGCCGACTACATCCTCTACCCGGCGAACACGACCGCGCTGCACCGGCGGCACATCCTGCTGCACGAGGTCGGGCACCTGCTCTGCGGCCACACCGGCGCCGACGCCGGCGCCGACGGTGTGGCCATCGACGCCGCGGCCGGGCGGCAGCTGATGCCGCACCTTTCGCCCGAGCTCGTCCGGCGGGTGCTCGGCCGCACCACCTACACCGAGGTCGAGGAACGCGAAGCCGAGCTGGTCGCGAGCCTGCTCGCGCAACGCGTCGTACGGCCCGAAGAACCGCGCGAACCCGGGCCCGGCGTCCCGGACGGCGTACGGCGCTTCGACTCGGTGTTCGGCGGCCGGACTCGCCGTCGTTCGCCGTGATCGAGACGCTGGCCTACCACCTGTGCGTGGTGGGCTTCGCCGGGTTCGGGTACAAGCTGATCGAGGCCCGGCACAGTCAGCCCGCGCGCACGATGTGGCTCCTGGCCGGGTTCGGCATCTGCATCGCCACCGGCATCCTGGTGTTGACGCCGGCGATGGCGGCCCTGGCCGGCCCGGGCCCGGTGGCCGAGTGGGTGCTGACCCTGGCCGGTGACGAGCTGAAGCTGGCGGCGATCGGCTTCGCCGTCGCTTTCACGCAGTCGATGTGGCGGGGCGAACGCGCGAGGCCGGTGCCGCACGCGTTGTTCACCGGAGCGACGATGGTGCTGCTCGCGGTGTTTTTCGCGCTGTCCGAACCGAAGCGCGTCGGCGACGACACGCTGTTCTCGCCCGGCACGGTGCCGTTCGCCCTCGCCGACAAGGTCCTGTTCCTGCTCTACAGCCTGGTCAGCCTCGGCCTGCTGTTCGCGGTGTTCGTCCGCAGCGCGTGGCACGCGGAGCCGGGGCCGCTGCGCGCCGGGCTGTGGCTGCTGGTCGCCGGGGTGGGCACGGCTTTCGTGTGGACGTTCTGGGACGTCGACGACGTCCGGCAGCTTGCCGCGACCGCCCGCATCGGCGCCCGTGAGGACCTGCCGTCGTCCGTGCTCGCCGCGGCGACGATCGGTTTCGTCGCCACCGGGGCGACGCTCAGCGCGTGGTCGCCGGCGGTCTCGTCGGTGCTCGGCCGGGTCCGCGCGTACCGCGCCTACCGCCGCATCGAGCCACTGTGGACGGCATTGCGCGCGGCGGTGCCGGGCATCGCGCTCGATCCGGGCCGCGAGCTGGCGGG
This window of the Amycolatopsis balhimycina FH 1894 genome carries:
- a CDS encoding helix-turn-helix domain-containing protein, giving the protein MVKEPGKSTLADKIDRLFHVVRRPDREPYSNEEVAKACREATGESFSTTYLWQLRTGRRDNPTKRHLEALAQFFGVPPAYFFDDEQSTKIAEELALLGALRDAGVRDLALRAVTLSADGLDTISDMIDAIARREAGRGGAKKEN
- a CDS encoding MAB_1171c family putative transporter, producing the protein MIETLAYHLCVVGFAGFGYKLIEARHSQPARTMWLLAGFGICIATGILVLTPAMAALAGPGPVAEWVLTLAGDELKLAAIGFAVAFTQSMWRGERARPVPHALFTGATMVLLAVFFALSEPKRVGDDTLFSPGTVPFALADKVLFLLYSLVSLGLLFAVFVRSAWHAEPGPLRAGLWLLVAGVGTAFVWTFWDVDDVRQLAATARIGAREDLPSSVLAAATIGFVATGATLSAWSPAVSSVLGRVRAYRAYRRIEPLWTALRAAVPGIALDPGRELAGGAEFALYRRVIEIRDGHLALRAHFDPGLPARAAAAARGAGVREADVAATVEAVTLAAAIEAGRAGRRFEPGEPPPDPLPDADVETEAAWLVRVSRAWRRETVVERVRAAASAAPQVSSP